In the genome of Desulfonatronovibrio magnus, one region contains:
- a CDS encoding DUF5372 family protein produces the protein MTHPFHPLSGCEFELVDYRKSWGKHRVYFYDSSEQLRQVPASWTDVVGEDPYIAIAQGRSALHFESLLRLADLLDGLCHEIGQCK, from the coding sequence GTGACCCATCCTTTCCATCCCCTGAGCGGTTGTGAGTTTGAGCTCGTGGATTACCGTAAATCCTGGGGAAAACATCGCGTATATTTTTATGATTCGTCGGAGCAATTGAGGCAGGTGCCCGCATCATGGACTGATGTGGTGGGGGAAGATCCCTATATTGCTATAGCTCAAGGCCGTAGTGCTCTGCATTTTGAATCATTGCTAAGGCTTGCTGATTTGCTTGATGGTCTTTGTCATGAAATCGGTCAGTGTAAATAA
- a CDS encoding helix-turn-helix domain-containing protein, giving the protein MPGNHPKDPKEKSLKDSGAFNTHPVTDSLFITNDFFDPRDLVQVKYEMLRKVHKKSEPISHAASSFGFSRPSFYKIAADFEREGICGLLPRKRGPRGGYKLTGEVLEFIEQDRQKEQPMSTAALLEKIEEHFGIKIHRRSLEKAVRRLEKKRAQKIQAKDQDGQ; this is encoded by the coding sequence ATGCCCGGCAATCATCCTAAAGACCCCAAGGAAAAATCCCTGAAAGATTCAGGGGCATTCAACACCCACCCTGTGACTGATTCCCTGTTCATAACTAATGATTTTTTTGACCCCAGGGATTTGGTCCAGGTCAAGTATGAAATGTTGCGAAAGGTCCACAAAAAAAGCGAGCCGATAAGCCATGCGGCTTCATCCTTTGGATTTTCGCGACCATCTTTCTATAAGATCGCAGCTGACTTTGAGCGGGAGGGGATATGTGGTCTGCTGCCACGTAAGCGCGGTCCTCGTGGGGGGTATAAGCTCACAGGAGAAGTTCTTGAATTCATTGAGCAAGACCGCCAAAAAGAACAGCCCATGAGTACCGCCGCCCTTCTGGAAAAAATTGAAGAGCACTTTGGCATCAAAATTCATCGTCGCAGCCTGGAAAAGGCGGTTCGACGTTTAGAAAAAAAAAGGGCACAGAAAATCCAGGCAAAAGACCAGGATGGCCAGTGA